TGAAGGTAATATTTATCATTATGATTTATTTAATAAAGGAATTGAAGATTTTTTAAGTCTTGGAATGCTTGAAGAGTTAGATAAAGATGGATATCATTTTATAGAATGGGGTGAAGAATTAGAAGATATCTTAAAAAGATATGGATTTGAATATTTAAAAATTATTATTAAATTAGAAGGCGATAAAAGGATAATTGAATGTCAAAACTTTTAGCAAAAAATTTAAAGAAATCATTTAAAAATACATTGATTATTAAAGGTGTTAACATTGAGGTAAATAGTGGGGAAGTTGTTGGACTTCTTGGTCCTAATGGGGCAGGTAAAACTACAACTTTTTATTTAATTTGTGGTCTTTTAACACCAGATGAGGGGAAAGTTTTTTTAGAAACAAAAGAAATTACTTTTTATCCACTTCATAAAAAAGCAAGACTTGGAATAGGGTATCTTCCGCAAGAAAGCTCAATATTTAGGGATTTAAGTGTTGAAGATAATTTATATATAGTAGCCGAGGAGTATTATGATAAGGAAGAATCTGAAAAAATAGTAGAAGATTTGCTTGAAAAGTTTAATATAGAACCTATTAGAAAAAGAAAAGGAATAAATTTAAGTGGAGGAGAGAGAAGAAGGGTTGAAATTGCAAGAGCTCTTGTGCCAAAGCCAAAATTTTTATTTTTAGATGAACCATTTGCAGGAGTTGACCCTGTAAATGTAAATGAGATTAAGGATTTAATAAAATTACTTAGTAATCAAAACATTGGAGTGATTATTACTGACCATAATGTAAGAGAAACATTATCTATATGTGATAGAGCATATGTTTTAAGAGATGGAGAGATTTTAACTGAGGGAAATGCTGAGGATATTGTACAAAATAATGAAGTTAGAAAATCATATCTTGGGGAAGATTTTGTGTTATGAAATTAAAAGCAAAAGTTACAAATAAATTATCTACTAAACTTATTAGTTTTTTACCTATTTTAAAAGCAGGTCTTGATGAACTATATGAACATATAAAAGAAGTATCTTTTGAAAATCCATTTATTGAAGTAAGAAACAAAAAATTTATCACAGTTAGTAACTTAAAAAATGCAATTACTGATAAAATAGAAGCTTTAAGTACAAGTGAAAGTAGTTTTTATGAAGATTTAGTAAGTCAAATTGAAAATTCACATTTTTTTCCAACTGAAAAATCAAGATTTATTGCTCTTTTAATTGCTGAGGATATAACACCTGATGGCTTTTTTGATGGAAATGAAGAAGAGATTGCATTAAGTGTTGGTGTTGATGTAGAAAAAGTTAAAAAAATAAGAGAAAGATTTAAATATTTAACTCCTACGGGCGTTGGTGCAAAAGATATTAAAGAGTGTTTTTTATTTCAGCTTGATAATTTAGATATAGATGAGGAACTTTATTTGCTTGTAAAAAATATGATAAATGATTTAGAAAATTTAGATAAATTTTATAAACATAAAAGATACAATGATGCAATAAAAATTATAAAAGATTTTAAAACTACTCCTGCACTTGAATATTCAATATCAGAAGAGATAATTCCTGAAATTATTGTTATAAATAATAATGGTAACTTAGAAATTAGACTAAATGAAGAGTTTTATCCAGAAATTTTTATAAATGAGTATGCAGATGATAAATATTCAAAAGAAAAACTAAAAGAAGCAAGAAGTTTAGTTGATGCATTAGAGATGAGAAAATCTACACTCAAAAAAATTGCTTTAATGATAGTTGAACTTCAATATGACTTTTTTAAGGGAGGGGTAATTAAACCTATGAAAATACAGGATTTAGCTGATGAACTTGAATTTGCTCCTTCAACTATAAGTAGAGCTATTGCTAATAAATATCTTTTATGTGATAGAGGAATAATACCTTTAAAAAACTTTTTTTCAACTGCTATAAACGAAGAAGTTTCGGCAAATCAAATAAAAGAAGAGATAAAAAATATTATAAAAAATGAAGATAAAAATAAGCCTCTTAGTGATGATAAAATTTGTGAATTTATAAATGAAAAATTTAATATTAAACTTGTAAGAAGGACTATTACTAAATATAGAGAAGCTATAAATATTCCAAGCAGTAGAGAAAGAAAAAGACTTTATAAAACAGGTGTTAGCTTCTAATTATCAAACTTTTTGGTAAATTAAATCTTTCAATAATTTCTTTTTCTTTTTCTCTCATCTCTCCATTATCAACTTCATGGTCATATCCTAAAAGATGAAGAAGGCCATGTATAAAAAGAAGTTTTATTTCATCATCTATTGAGTGACCAAATTTTTCTGCTCCTTTTTTAGCCGTATCAATAGATATAACAATACTACCAAGTGGCATTCCTGGAAAATCTTCAAGTGGGAAACTTAATACATCAGTTGGTTTGTCTTTATTTCTATATTCTTTATTTAATTTTTGTATTTCTTCATCAGTTGTTAGGATTAATTCTACATCTTTATCTGTGAGAAAATTATAAATTTCATATAATTTCTCAATATTAAATTCATAATCTGTCCTATTATCAAAATCTATCATTTTAAGACCTTTTTTAGTAAAATTATACAAAAAGGCTTATTATGAAAAAAGCTGTTGTTATTCTAAGTGGTGGTATGGATTCTACTACTGCTACATTTATTGCAAAAAAAGAAGGGTATGAGTTAATACCTCTTCATTTTAATTATGGACAAAGAACTGAAAAAAGAGAATTAAAAGCATTTAATGATATATGTGATTATTTAGAGCTAAAAAATAGATATGTAATTGATATTCCTTTTTTTAAGCAAATAGGAGCAAGTGCATTAGTCGATGAAAATATAGAAGTCCCAACTGATGGGATAAAACCTGGAATTCCAATAACTTATGTACCTTTTAGAAATGGTATATTTTTATCCATTGCAACAGCAGTTGCTGAAAAAGAAGGTGCTGAGGCTATATACATTGGAGTTGTTGAAGAAGATAGCAGTGGATATCCAGATTGCAGGGAAGAGTTTATAAAATCCATCGAAGATGCTATTAACAAAGGTACAAAACCACAAACACAAATTAAAATAAAAACGCCTCTTATTCATCTAAAAAAAGAAGATATTGTAAAAAAAGCAGTTGAGGTAGGTGTTCCACTTGAACTTACTTGGAGCTGTTATAAAGAAGAGGATAAAGCTTGTGGAGTTTGCGATAGTTGTAGGCTTAGACTTAAAGGTTTTAAAAAAGCTGGAATTAAGGATAAAATACTATATAAACAATAGAGTAAAAATATTATGTTAATTATTTTTTTGTTTTTCTATATATTATAGAAATTTTATTATGTTAACTTGTATTGCCTTTTATATCTTTATTAAAGAAAATTAAAAAAGTAAAAACAAAATGAAAAAGGAGAATAATGAAAAAAAAGATTGAAACAGTAAAAACACTTCTTGATGCTTTGCCTTTTATTAGAAAATTTTATGGAAAAACAATTGTAATTAAATATGGTGGAGCAGCACAAGTAGATGAAAAATTAAAAGAAAGTTTTGCGGTAGATATTTTAATGCTTTATATGGTGGGAATCAAGCCTGTAATAGTCCATGGTGGTGGAAAGAGAATTACTGAAATTTTAACTGCTTTAAATGTAAAGACTGAATTTAAAGATGGAGTGAGAGTTACTACAAAAGAATCAATAAAAATTGCTGAGATGGTATTAAGTGGTGAAATCAATAAAGAAATTGTAAATATGTTAAATCAACATGGAGCAAAAGCAATAGGAATTAATGGTAAAGATATGTCTTTTATGAAAGCAAAATCTTTAATGGGTTATACAGGAGAGATTACTTCTATTGATGGAGTTTTTTTAAATAAACTTTTAAGTGAAAATTTAATCCCAGTTATTGCCCCAATTGCCTCAGGTGATACTCCAACACATCCTGGATATAACATTAATGCAGATACAGCAGCAAGTGAAATTGCAGCAGCTATCAATGCAAAGAGAGTTATATTTTTAACTGATACTCTTGGAGTTTTAGATAAAAATAAGAACCTAATAAGCTCTCTTAATGCAAATGAGATTGATAAGTTAAAACAAGAAGGTGTTATTGCAGGTGGAATGATTCCAAAAGTAGATGCTGCCCTTAACGCCGTAAAAAGAGGAGTTGAGAAAGCTCATATTATTGATGGAAGGATTGAGCATTCAATTTTACTTGAATTATTAACAAGTGAAGGAATTGGAACTGAGATTAAGGAGAAATAATGCATTATATTTGGACTGAAATGTTTATTTTTACTTGTCCAATTCTTTTGAGATGGTATAAAACATATTACATAAAGGAATGATTTTTGCTTATTAGCAAAAAGGAGAAAAAATGTATGCAATAAAAAAACCAATTTTAGGATTTGAAAACTCTTTACAAGCAAATTTTCAAAAAATAAATGACCTTTTTGCTATCTTACAATTAGGAGAAAATGCATTTACTTTAATAAATCCTTATTCTCTAATTAAAGATTACTCTTTTGAGATACCAGCAGATGTAAAGGTTTTATTAGATATAAAAGAAGGAGATGGAGTTTATGTTTATGCACCTCTTGTAAAAAAAGAACCAATTTCTGAGTCAATTGTAAATTTAAAAGCACCAATTATAATTAATCCAAAAAATAATACCTTAGCACAACTTATTTTAGATGATTATGGATTTTATAAACTTGCTGATTTTATAAAAGAATAGTAAAATTCCACCTAAAAAGGTGGAGTTTGCCTCTTAGTAAATTAAATACTGAACAATTTCAAGCTGCAACAGCTCCTTTTGGATTCAATCTTGTTATTGCAAGTGCAGGGACTGGTAAAACTTCTACTATTGTTGGAAGAATTGCACATTTATTAGAAAATGGACTAAAGCCAGAGGAGATTTTACTTTTAACTTTTACAAATAAAGCTGCAATTGAGATGAAAGAGAGAGTCTCACGAGTTATTTCTTATGCTAAAAACATAGAAGCAGGGACTTTTCATTCTGTAAGTTATAAATGGCTAAAAAAATTAAATAAAAATATTGTTTTAAAACAACCAAAAGATTTAAAAATCCTTTTTAAATCAATTTATGATAAAAGAGATTTTAATAGAATTTTAGGTGAAGAAAAACCATATTCGGCTAATTATTTATTTGATTTATATTCACTTTTTATAAACTCAAATGAAGAAGATTTTACCTCTTGGCTTATAAAAAAAGCTCCAAGTCAAGAAGAGTATGCATTAATATATGAAGATATTTTTGATGAGTATGAAAGAGTAAAAAAAGAACATAATTTAGTTGATTTTAATTCACTTTTGCTTGAAATGATTAATGCTTTAAATTCAGGAATAGATAATCCTTTTAGAGAAATTTTAGTAGATGAATATCAAGATACAAATCCTTTGCAAAATAGATTTATTGAAGCAGTTAGAAAAGATTCTCTTTTTTGTGTAGGAGATTATGACCAAAGTATTTATGCATTTAATGGTGCTGATATAAATATTATTTCAACATTTGATAAAAGATATCCTAATGCAAAAGTTTATACTTTAAAGAAAAATTATAGAAGCTATGGAGAGATTTTAGATGTTGCAAATAGAGTTATAAAAAATAATCCTCGAATTTATCCTAAATCTCTTGAAGTTACAAGAGGATTTAGTGGAGAATATCCAAAACTTCTTATGTATAGTGATACATTTGAAGAATATAAAGATATTGCAAGTAGGATTTTAACTTCAACTACAAATAAAGAAGATATTGCTATTCTTTTTAGAAACAATTCAAGTGCAGATGCGATTGAAGCTATGCTTAGAGAAAAAGGGATTGAGTGCAGACGAAAAGGTGGAGTTAGTTTTTTTGATTCAAGAGAGATTAAAGTAACTCTTGATTTGCTTACTTTTTTAGTAAATCCAAAAGATATTATGGCTTTTATTCATATTTTTGAATATGCAAAAGGAATAGGAAGTGCAATTGCAAGTGAGATTTTTGAAGCATTAACTATTTTAGGTAATGGACATGCAATTGATGGATTTTTAAATCCTGATTTGTCAAAAAAGGTTTTCACAAAGAAAAAAACATCATACCAACTTGGACTTTTTGATGATTTTAGTGTTTTAGGGAGTATTTCTAAATTTAAAAATTTAGGATTTGAAGAAGAGTTTTTGCAAAATCCAATTTTAAAACATCCAAAACTATCAATTGAAGGGGCAGAGTTTTTATATAACTTTTATTTGCTTTTAAAAAAACTTAAAAGATTTAAAAATCCTCAATCAATTTTTAATGAAGTTATAAATTCAAAAGTTTTATGCCATATTATTTCAAGTTTAGCATATACACGCTCAAAAGATAAAAATGGCAAAGTTGATGAAGAAAAATTTGAAGAAGCAAAAGTAAAAATTAAAAATAAGATAACAATTTTAGGTAATCTTTTAAAAAACTATACTGATTTAGAAAAATTTTTAAATGCAATGGTTTTAGGTGCGAGTGAAATGAGTGAGGGAAGAGGGGTTAATCTTTTAACGGTCCATGCAAGTAAGGGACTTGAATTTAAGGAAGTTTATATTGTTGATATGATGGAAGGAAGATTTCCAAATATTAAGCTTTCAAAACTAGCAGGAGGAATTGAAGAAGAGAGGCGACTTTTTTATGTAGCAGTTACTCGTGCAAAAGATAAATT
This Caminibacter mediatlanticus TB-2 DNA region includes the following protein-coding sequences:
- the queC gene encoding 7-cyano-7-deazaguanine synthase QueC, whose translation is MKKAVVILSGGMDSTTATFIAKKEGYELIPLHFNYGQRTEKRELKAFNDICDYLELKNRYVIDIPFFKQIGASALVDENIEVPTDGIKPGIPITYVPFRNGIFLSIATAVAEKEGAEAIYIGVVEEDSSGYPDCREEFIKSIEDAINKGTKPQTQIKIKTPLIHLKKEDIVKKAVEVGVPLELTWSCYKEEDKACGVCDSCRLRLKGFKKAGIKDKILYKQ
- the lptB gene encoding LPS export ABC transporter ATP-binding protein, with product MSKLLAKNLKKSFKNTLIIKGVNIEVNSGEVVGLLGPNGAGKTTTFYLICGLLTPDEGKVFLETKEITFYPLHKKARLGIGYLPQESSIFRDLSVEDNLYIVAEEYYDKEESEKIVEDLLEKFNIEPIRKRKGINLSGGERRRVEIARALVPKPKFLFLDEPFAGVDPVNVNEIKDLIKLLSNQNIGVIITDHNVRETLSICDRAYVLRDGEILTEGNAEDIVQNNEVRKSYLGEDFVL
- a CDS encoding ATP-dependent helicase, which codes for MPLSKLNTEQFQAATAPFGFNLVIASAGTGKTSTIVGRIAHLLENGLKPEEILLLTFTNKAAIEMKERVSRVISYAKNIEAGTFHSVSYKWLKKLNKNIVLKQPKDLKILFKSIYDKRDFNRILGEEKPYSANYLFDLYSLFINSNEEDFTSWLIKKAPSQEEYALIYEDIFDEYERVKKEHNLVDFNSLLLEMINALNSGIDNPFREILVDEYQDTNPLQNRFIEAVRKDSLFCVGDYDQSIYAFNGADINIISTFDKRYPNAKVYTLKKNYRSYGEILDVANRVIKNNPRIYPKSLEVTRGFSGEYPKLLMYSDTFEEYKDIASRILTSTTNKEDIAILFRNNSSADAIEAMLREKGIECRRKGGVSFFDSREIKVTLDLLTFLVNPKDIMAFIHIFEYAKGIGSAIASEIFEALTILGNGHAIDGFLNPDLSKKVFTKKKTSYQLGLFDDFSVLGSISKFKNLGFEEEFLQNPILKHPKLSIEGAEFLYNFYLLLKKLKRFKNPQSIFNEVINSKVLCHIISSLAYTRSKDKNGKVDEEKFEEAKVKIKNKITILGNLLKNYTDLEKFLNAMVLGASEMSEGRGVNLLTVHASKGLEFKEVYIVDMMEGRFPNIKLSKLAGGIEEERRLFYVAVTRAKDKLYFAFAKRDRIRNQEYEISRFLIEAGYNIN
- a CDS encoding RNA polymerase factor sigma-54, giving the protein MKLKAKVTNKLSTKLISFLPILKAGLDELYEHIKEVSFENPFIEVRNKKFITVSNLKNAITDKIEALSTSESSFYEDLVSQIENSHFFPTEKSRFIALLIAEDITPDGFFDGNEEEIALSVGVDVEKVKKIRERFKYLTPTGVGAKDIKECFLFQLDNLDIDEELYLLVKNMINDLENLDKFYKHKRYNDAIKIIKDFKTTPALEYSISEEIIPEIIVINNNGNLEIRLNEEFYPEIFINEYADDKYSKEKLKEARSLVDALEMRKSTLKKIALMIVELQYDFFKGGVIKPMKIQDLADELEFAPSTISRAIANKYLLCDRGIIPLKNFFSTAINEEVSANQIKEEIKNIIKNEDKNKPLSDDKICEFINEKFNIKLVRRTITKYREAINIPSSRERKRLYKTGVSF
- the argB gene encoding acetylglutamate kinase → MKKKIETVKTLLDALPFIRKFYGKTIVIKYGGAAQVDEKLKESFAVDILMLYMVGIKPVIVHGGGKRITEILTALNVKTEFKDGVRVTTKESIKIAEMVLSGEINKEIVNMLNQHGAKAIGINGKDMSFMKAKSLMGYTGEITSIDGVFLNKLLSENLIPVIAPIASGDTPTHPGYNINADTAASEIAAAINAKRVIFLTDTLGVLDKNKNLISSLNANEIDKLKQEGVIAGGMIPKVDAALNAVKRGVEKAHIIDGRIEHSILLELLTSEGIGTEIKEK
- the tsaE gene encoding tRNA (adenosine(37)-N6)-threonylcarbamoyltransferase complex ATPase subunit type 1 TsaE, producing MKFEIKSIKDLKKVINCIKKSSKKIIILSGTLGSGKTTLVKEFVKEEIKKDEVTSPTFAIQNIYEGNIYHYDLFNKGIEDFLSLGMLEELDKDGYHFIEWGEELEDILKRYGFEYLKIIIKLEGDKRIIECQNF
- the ybeY gene encoding rRNA maturation RNase YbeY is translated as MIDFDNRTDYEFNIEKLYEIYNFLTDKDVELILTTDEEIQKLNKEYRNKDKPTDVLSFPLEDFPGMPLGSIVISIDTAKKGAEKFGHSIDDEIKLLFIHGLLHLLGYDHEVDNGEMREKEKEIIERFNLPKSLIIRS
- the fliW gene encoding flagellar assembly protein FliW, with protein sequence MYAIKKPILGFENSLQANFQKINDLFAILQLGENAFTLINPYSLIKDYSFEIPADVKVLLDIKEGDGVYVYAPLVKKEPISESIVNLKAPIIINPKNNTLAQLILDDYGFYKLADFIKE